One window from the genome of Stigmatella aurantiaca encodes:
- a CDS encoding DsbA family oxidoreductase — protein sequence MTLRIRMYSDIICPFCFIAEQSTLLRLRREYAVEVEWRGFELHPETPPGGTTMERLFPGRSRAMRAQVEGFAEGFGLKNMQVPERVNNTRRVLAVTEWARDRGLLEPFHQVATEAYWRRNADLEDPESVAQLAAQAGLPPDESRAVMDSPAFLARVDAVRAEAAATGVKSIPTFFIGEARVVGCQPYEVLAAAVLRAGATPRV from the coding sequence ATGACCCTGCGCATCCGCATGTACTCGGACATCATTTGCCCGTTCTGCTTCATCGCCGAGCAGAGCACCCTCTTGCGGCTGCGCCGGGAGTACGCGGTGGAAGTCGAATGGCGGGGCTTCGAGCTGCACCCGGAGACGCCCCCCGGCGGCACGACGATGGAGCGGCTGTTCCCGGGCCGCTCCCGCGCCATGCGCGCCCAGGTGGAGGGCTTCGCCGAGGGCTTCGGCCTCAAGAACATGCAGGTGCCCGAGCGGGTCAACAACACGCGCCGGGTGCTCGCCGTGACCGAGTGGGCGCGCGACCGGGGCCTCCTGGAGCCCTTTCACCAGGTGGCCACCGAGGCCTACTGGCGGCGCAACGCGGACCTGGAGGATCCGGAGTCCGTGGCCCAGCTGGCCGCCCAGGCGGGCCTGCCGCCCGACGAGTCCCGCGCGGTGATGGATTCGCCGGCCTTCCTGGCCCGCGTGGATGCCGTGCGCGCGGAGGCCGCCGCCACGGGCGTGAAGAGCATCCCCACCTTCTTCATCGGGGAAGCCCGGGTGGTGGGCTGCCAGCCGTACGAGGTGCTGGCCGCGGCCGTCCTGCGAGCAGGCGCGACGCCCCGGGTGTGA
- the traC gene encoding outer membrane exchange accessory lipoprotein TraC, protein MVPAPPRALAALALCALLFVSGCTAYSRAVREGDEKTSQRKWTEAEAAYQRALAADPGSSEVTVKLRAMRKGWSQEVFEEAERAHASGNLPLAQSHLVRALELDPENEPARKLLTQTLEARVAVAQKALQEDRLQEARAEFDAVLAVSPEHPVARKGVDAVQVAWAKRWFKTAQQLEEDGKLGNALLAYLRADQERVGATAARERAEGVRQRLRDEVAYLVVTPQVVDKAESPDVAQRLAGGRLAAMLPKQVPIRVVTEVPESRVGVKLDVVLERVLPLKAVEQSQRSHRYLAGNRSVPNPRRKQFEEKLLQTERTLEEIERKQTGVLREYLRHQAELSTLRQATERCRDRERQVCLEVIRECGKAASELDKPGQVPDECNPAECARGGCRQEESLLTQSATAVKALEVGLQVALEKSESQRREVQRGRDTVFREPITVEEPMYSDFVFDVELHRLTVKATVTSVLRDLTAPQAVQAPVTQDYDVVHEDLAHKGYDRYGVLADPVQLRDELELRVEVGDKAMEDLSKRVRERFDVYRQKRVEDARRGMVRPGAEDVVETAVRVLLLTADAPPADILQPMAQARGLKQPEALFGK, encoded by the coding sequence ATGGTTCCTGCTCCGCCCCGCGCTCTTGCCGCCCTGGCCCTGTGTGCCCTGCTCTTCGTGAGCGGCTGCACCGCCTACAGCCGCGCCGTGAGGGAGGGCGACGAGAAGACCTCCCAGCGCAAGTGGACGGAGGCCGAGGCGGCCTACCAGCGCGCGCTCGCGGCGGACCCGGGCTCCTCCGAGGTGACGGTGAAGCTGCGCGCCATGCGCAAGGGCTGGAGCCAGGAGGTGTTCGAGGAAGCGGAGCGGGCGCACGCCAGCGGCAACCTGCCCCTGGCCCAGTCCCACCTGGTGCGCGCGCTGGAGCTGGATCCGGAGAACGAGCCGGCCCGGAAGCTGCTCACCCAGACGCTGGAGGCGCGCGTGGCGGTGGCGCAGAAGGCGCTCCAGGAGGACCGGCTGCAGGAGGCCCGCGCCGAGTTCGACGCGGTGCTCGCCGTGTCGCCGGAGCACCCCGTGGCGCGCAAGGGCGTGGACGCGGTGCAGGTGGCGTGGGCCAAGCGCTGGTTCAAGACGGCGCAGCAACTGGAGGAGGACGGCAAGCTGGGCAACGCGCTCTTGGCGTACCTGCGCGCGGACCAGGAGCGGGTGGGGGCCACGGCGGCCCGGGAGCGCGCGGAAGGCGTGCGCCAACGGCTGCGCGACGAGGTGGCCTACCTGGTGGTGACGCCCCAGGTGGTGGACAAGGCGGAGTCGCCGGACGTGGCGCAGCGCCTGGCCGGCGGGCGCCTGGCGGCGATGCTGCCCAAGCAGGTGCCCATCCGCGTGGTGACGGAGGTGCCCGAGTCCCGGGTGGGCGTGAAGCTGGACGTGGTGCTGGAGCGCGTGCTGCCGCTCAAGGCGGTGGAGCAGTCCCAGCGCAGCCACCGGTACCTGGCCGGCAACCGCTCCGTGCCCAATCCGCGCCGCAAGCAGTTCGAGGAGAAGCTGCTGCAGACGGAGCGGACGCTGGAGGAAATCGAGCGCAAGCAGACCGGGGTGCTGCGCGAGTACCTGCGCCACCAGGCGGAGCTGTCCACCCTGCGCCAGGCCACCGAGCGCTGCCGCGACCGCGAGCGCCAGGTGTGCCTGGAGGTCATCCGCGAGTGTGGCAAGGCGGCCAGCGAGCTGGACAAGCCGGGCCAGGTGCCCGACGAGTGCAACCCGGCGGAGTGCGCGCGCGGCGGGTGCCGGCAGGAGGAGTCGCTGCTCACGCAGAGCGCCACCGCGGTGAAGGCGCTGGAGGTGGGGCTGCAGGTGGCGCTGGAGAAGTCGGAGTCCCAGCGGCGCGAGGTGCAGCGCGGCCGGGACACCGTCTTCCGCGAGCCCATCACCGTGGAGGAGCCGATGTACTCGGACTTCGTCTTCGACGTGGAGCTGCACCGGCTCACGGTGAAGGCCACCGTCACCTCGGTGCTGAGAGACTTGACGGCGCCCCAGGCGGTGCAGGCCCCCGTGACGCAGGACTACGACGTGGTGCACGAGGACCTGGCCCACAAGGGCTATGACCGCTACGGCGTGCTGGCGGACCCCGTGCAGCTGCGCGACGAGCTGGAGCTGCGCGTGGAGGTGGGGGACAAGGCCATGGAGGACCTGTCCAAACGGGTGCGTGAGCGCTTCGATGTCTACCGGCAGAAGCGGGTGGAGGATGCGCGGCGCGGCATGGTGCGCCCCGGTGCGGAGGATGTGGTGGAGACCGCGGTGCGCGTGCTCCTGCTCACCGCGGACGCCCCTCCGGCGGACATCCTCCAGCCCATGGCCCAGGCGCGCGGCCTGAAGCAGCCCGAGGCCCTCTTCGGCAAGTAG
- a CDS encoding acyl-CoA dehydrogenase, whose product MTVSANPLLSDRDVDFQLYEVLDAPALCALPAFAEHSRETFGLVLGNVRRFAREVLFPTYRMMDAEPPVFRDGRVHTHPLLRTLYPQLVELGLLTASRPPEVGGQQLPLTLYSMASVYLMAANLSAYAYVGLTIGAAHLLEAFGTPWLREQFMTPLYQGEWTGTMALTEPQAGSSLGDVKARATPAADGSYRISGSKIFISGGDHDFAPNVVHLTLARIDGAPPGTRGISLFAVPSRRPEGGRLVDNDVRVAGVIHKIGWRGMPSLALNYGEEGDCHGWLVGPEHRGLACMFQMMNEARIMVGLNGVATASVAYHEALAYARTRPQGRAAGAKDGQHQTPIIEHADVRRMLLRQKAIVEGGLSLLAATSLQADLAAHAPDEETRKRAGLLLDLLTPVAKTFPAEKGFEANVLSLQVHGGYGYSSEYLPEAWLRDQKLNSIHEGTTGIQGLDLLGRKAVAGGGVALQAFSEEVLSTVARARQAGVPGPWCAALEASLESVLELTMALGAMGMAGEVETMLRHSADYMELFSILAVAWRWLAQAAAAREGLARGGESQEFYEGKLRAAQYWFATEVPRIKVLVKLCSSGEDSYTGMRPEWF is encoded by the coding sequence ATGACCGTCAGCGCCAACCCGCTCCTGTCCGACCGCGATGTCGACTTCCAGCTCTACGAGGTGCTCGATGCGCCGGCGCTCTGCGCCCTGCCCGCCTTCGCCGAGCACTCGCGCGAGACGTTCGGGCTGGTGCTCGGCAACGTGCGCCGCTTCGCCCGGGAGGTGCTCTTTCCCACCTACCGGATGATGGATGCCGAGCCCCCCGTCTTCCGGGACGGCCGCGTCCACACCCACCCGCTCCTGCGCACGCTCTACCCGCAGCTGGTGGAGCTGGGGCTGCTGACGGCCTCGCGCCCCCCCGAGGTGGGCGGGCAGCAGCTTCCGCTCACGCTCTACTCCATGGCCTCCGTGTACCTCATGGCGGCCAACCTCAGCGCCTACGCCTACGTGGGGCTCACCATCGGCGCGGCGCACCTCCTCGAGGCCTTTGGCACGCCCTGGCTGCGCGAGCAGTTCATGACGCCCCTGTACCAGGGCGAGTGGACGGGCACCATGGCCCTCACCGAGCCCCAGGCGGGCAGCAGCCTCGGGGACGTGAAGGCGCGCGCCACGCCGGCGGCGGATGGCAGCTACCGCATCTCCGGCTCCAAGATTTTCATCAGCGGCGGGGACCATGACTTCGCCCCCAACGTGGTGCACCTGACGCTGGCGCGCATCGACGGGGCCCCGCCGGGCACGCGCGGCATCTCCCTGTTCGCCGTGCCCTCGCGCCGCCCGGAAGGCGGCCGGCTGGTGGACAATGACGTGCGGGTGGCCGGCGTCATCCACAAGATTGGCTGGCGCGGCATGCCGAGCCTCGCGCTCAACTACGGCGAGGAGGGGGACTGTCACGGCTGGCTCGTGGGCCCGGAGCACCGGGGCCTCGCCTGCATGTTCCAGATGATGAACGAGGCGCGCATCATGGTGGGCCTCAACGGCGTGGCCACCGCCTCCGTGGCGTACCACGAGGCGCTCGCGTACGCGCGCACCCGCCCGCAGGGGCGCGCCGCCGGGGCCAAGGACGGCCAGCACCAGACGCCCATCATCGAGCACGCGGATGTGCGGCGCATGCTGCTGCGCCAGAAGGCCATCGTGGAGGGCGGCCTGTCGCTGCTGGCCGCCACCTCGCTCCAGGCGGACCTCGCGGCGCACGCGCCGGACGAGGAGACCCGGAAGCGCGCCGGGCTGCTCCTGGATTTGCTCACCCCGGTGGCCAAGACGTTCCCCGCCGAGAAGGGCTTCGAGGCCAACGTCCTCTCGCTCCAGGTGCATGGGGGCTACGGCTATTCGAGCGAGTACCTGCCGGAGGCCTGGCTGAGGGACCAGAAGCTCAACAGCATCCACGAGGGCACCACGGGCATCCAGGGGCTGGACTTGCTGGGGCGCAAGGCGGTGGCGGGCGGGGGCGTGGCGCTCCAGGCCTTCTCGGAGGAGGTGCTCTCCACCGTGGCGCGCGCACGCCAGGCCGGCGTCCCGGGGCCCTGGTGCGCGGCGCTGGAGGCCTCGCTGGAGTCGGTGCTGGAGCTGACGATGGCCCTGGGGGCCATGGGCATGGCGGGCGAGGTGGAGACGATGCTCCGCCACAGCGCGGACTATATGGAGCTGTTCTCCATCCTCGCGGTGGCCTGGCGCTGGCTGGCGCAGGCGGCGGCGGCCCGCGAGGGGCTCGCCCGTGGCGGAGAAAGCCAGGAATTCTATGAAGGCAAGCTGCGCGCGGCGCAGTACTGGTTCGCCACCGAGGTGCCGCGCATCAAGGTCCTGGTGAAGCTGTGCAGCTCGGGCGAGGACTCGTACACGGGCATGCGTCCTGAGTGGTTCTAA
- a CDS encoding PAS domain-containing protein, with protein sequence MKATEPRLPEMDISTPLPGELMGEGAASETFRLLAETIPQMVWTTRPDGYFDFYNQRWYGYTGLTPGESHGEGWQGPFHPDDLPEALRRWQHSLRTGETYEAEYRCRRRDGVYRWFLGRASPVRDGTGRILRWFGTCTDIDDQKRATESMRFLAEASSLLSSALDPEVTLEALAQLVVPRLADWCSIELSQPDGTLRQVSVAHVDPAKVRLAQEMRRRYPSSPQDTQGAIHVARTGIPEFAPEVTDEMLVAGARDAEHLRLLRELGLRSAMSVPLTARGRTLGAMVLVNAESHRLFTFEDLALAGQLAARAALAVDNAQFYEEALLAEQRFRSLIAATAQAVWVTAPDGTVMEDSVSWRALTGQTYEEWRGSGWLDAVHPDDRERIGVVWRECMTQRRIYEVEYLIRRPDGRYTPTLARAVPVLRPDGTIREWIGTHTDLEAQREAEAAARRHEAEAAARRHEALRADISAALAQPGSSLQVLQGACEALVRHLGVARARVWLQDREDALLHPRVSAGQGAVQEEPAPLALGHTPIGRIAQSRKPWVVHDVRHASSLELAGLSLPQEKVSFAGYPLVLGEQLIGVLALSSTQPLSRDIVDVLAAVAEIITQGVERRRAEEALRLHAQELARSNEELQQFAYVASHDLQEPLRMVASYTQLIGRRYRGKLDADADEFIRYAVDGVNRMQRLIQDLLAYSRVGTRGREFKPCEMLQPLERAQENLRAMLQETGGAVEVEGRLPTVLADESQLVQLFQNLVGNALKFHGPTPPRVVVRAEPQGAEGWRFTVKDNGLGIDAQYFERIFIIFQRLHGREEYPGTGIGLAICKKIVERHGGRIGVESRPGEGSTFWFTLPAAPPSSQGSPS encoded by the coding sequence ATGAAAGCCACCGAACCGCGCCTGCCAGAGATGGACATTTCCACTCCCCTCCCCGGGGAGCTGATGGGTGAGGGCGCCGCGAGCGAGACGTTCCGGCTGCTGGCCGAGACCATTCCCCAGATGGTGTGGACCACCCGGCCGGACGGGTACTTCGACTTCTACAACCAGCGCTGGTACGGCTACACCGGCCTGACGCCCGGCGAGTCCCACGGTGAGGGCTGGCAAGGGCCCTTCCATCCGGACGACTTGCCGGAGGCGCTCCGGCGCTGGCAGCACTCGCTGCGCACCGGCGAGACGTACGAGGCGGAGTACCGGTGCCGCCGCCGCGATGGCGTCTACCGCTGGTTCCTGGGCCGGGCCTCCCCGGTGCGGGATGGCACCGGGCGCATCCTCCGGTGGTTCGGCACCTGCACGGACATCGACGACCAGAAGCGCGCCACGGAGTCGATGCGCTTCCTGGCCGAGGCCAGCTCGCTGCTCTCCTCCGCGCTGGACCCCGAGGTGACGCTGGAGGCGCTGGCCCAGCTCGTGGTGCCGCGCCTGGCGGACTGGTGCTCCATCGAGCTGTCCCAGCCCGATGGCACCCTGCGCCAGGTCAGCGTCGCCCACGTGGACCCCGCCAAGGTGCGCCTCGCCCAGGAGATGCGGCGGCGCTATCCCAGCTCGCCGCAGGACACCCAGGGCGCCATCCACGTGGCCCGCACGGGCATCCCGGAGTTCGCCCCGGAGGTCACCGACGAGATGCTGGTGGCGGGCGCCCGCGACGCCGAGCACCTGCGCCTGCTCCGGGAGCTGGGCCTGCGCTCGGCCATGTCGGTGCCGCTCACCGCCCGGGGCCGCACGCTGGGGGCCATGGTGCTCGTCAACGCCGAGTCCCACCGCCTCTTCACCTTCGAGGACCTGGCCCTGGCCGGCCAGCTCGCCGCCCGCGCCGCCCTGGCGGTGGACAACGCCCAGTTCTACGAGGAGGCGCTCCTCGCCGAGCAGCGCTTCCGCTCGCTCATCGCCGCCACCGCCCAGGCGGTGTGGGTGACGGCCCCGGATGGCACCGTGATGGAGGACTCCGTCTCCTGGCGCGCCCTCACGGGACAGACGTACGAGGAGTGGCGGGGCAGCGGCTGGCTGGATGCGGTGCATCCGGATGACCGCGAGCGCATCGGCGTGGTCTGGCGCGAGTGCATGACGCAGCGGCGCATCTATGAGGTGGAGTACCTCATCCGCAGGCCGGATGGGCGCTACACCCCGACGCTCGCGCGCGCGGTGCCCGTGCTCAGACCGGATGGGACCATCCGCGAGTGGATCGGCACCCACACGGACCTGGAGGCCCAGCGCGAGGCCGAGGCCGCCGCCCGGCGCCACGAGGCCGAGGCCGCCGCCCGGCGCCACGAGGCCCTGCGCGCCGATATCAGCGCGGCGCTCGCGCAGCCCGGCTCCTCGCTGCAGGTGCTCCAGGGCGCCTGTGAGGCGCTGGTGCGGCACCTGGGGGTGGCCCGGGCCCGGGTCTGGCTGCAGGACCGGGAGGATGCGCTGCTCCACCCGCGGGTCAGCGCGGGGCAGGGGGCCGTCCAGGAGGAGCCCGCGCCGCTGGCGCTGGGGCACACGCCCATCGGGCGCATCGCCCAGTCGCGCAAGCCCTGGGTGGTGCACGATGTGCGGCACGCCTCCAGCCTGGAGCTCGCCGGGCTGAGCCTGCCCCAGGAGAAGGTGTCCTTCGCCGGCTATCCGCTGGTGCTGGGCGAGCAGCTCATCGGCGTGCTGGCCCTGTCCAGCACCCAGCCGCTCAGCCGGGACATCGTGGATGTGCTCGCCGCGGTGGCGGAGATCATCACCCAGGGCGTGGAGCGCCGCCGCGCGGAGGAGGCGCTGCGGCTGCACGCCCAGGAGCTGGCGCGCTCCAACGAGGAGCTGCAGCAGTTCGCCTACGTGGCCTCGCATGACCTGCAGGAGCCCCTGCGCATGGTGGCCAGCTACACCCAGCTGATCGGCCGGCGCTACCGGGGCAAGCTGGACGCGGACGCGGACGAGTTCATCCGCTACGCGGTGGACGGGGTGAACCGCATGCAGCGGCTCATCCAGGACCTGCTGGCGTACTCGCGCGTGGGCACCCGGGGCCGGGAGTTCAAGCCGTGCGAGATGCTCCAGCCGCTGGAGCGCGCCCAGGAGAACCTCCGGGCCATGCTCCAGGAGACGGGCGGCGCGGTGGAGGTGGAGGGCCGCCTGCCCACGGTGCTCGCGGACGAGTCCCAGCTCGTGCAGCTCTTCCAGAACCTGGTGGGCAACGCGCTGAAGTTCCACGGCCCCACCCCGCCCCGGGTGGTGGTGCGCGCCGAGCCGCAGGGCGCCGAGGGCTGGCGCTTCACGGTGAAGGACAACGGGCTGGGCATCGATGCGCAGTACTTCGAGCGCATCTTCATCATCTTCCAGCGCCTGCATGGCCGCGAGGAGTACCCGGGCACCGGCATCGGGCTGGCCATCTGCAAGAAGATCGTCGAACGTCACGGAGGACGCATCGGCGTGGAGTCGCGGCCCGGCGAGGGCTCCACGTTCTGGTTTACCCTGCCGGCAGCGCCCCCCTCTTCCCAGGGTTCCCCGTCATGA
- a CDS encoding FRG domain-containing protein, translating to MKEHRVKNWTELQEALFAESWNESIGRFRSRFAFRGVPDENHDLSTSLNRDQGSFADHERGLLRAFRKYARGHFAPACESVWDWLALAQHHGLPTRLLDWTFSPYVALHFITENPDFHKVDGAMWCVDYHETNRLLPEPLQAQLRTEGADVFTADMLAEGAGDLASFDRLAQHPFVLFLEPPSLDERIVNQFALFSVMNGPQLRLDTFLEKQERGVRRLIIPAALKWEVRDKLDQINVTERVLMPGLDGLCRWLRRYYSPRPR from the coding sequence ATGAAAGAGCACCGGGTCAAGAACTGGACGGAACTGCAAGAGGCCCTGTTCGCCGAGTCGTGGAACGAGTCCATCGGGCGCTTCCGGTCCCGCTTCGCCTTCCGGGGCGTGCCGGACGAGAACCACGACCTGTCCACCTCGCTCAACCGGGACCAGGGCTCCTTCGCGGACCACGAGCGGGGCCTGCTGCGCGCCTTCCGCAAGTATGCGCGCGGCCACTTCGCCCCGGCGTGTGAGAGCGTCTGGGACTGGCTGGCCCTGGCCCAGCACCACGGGCTGCCGACCCGGCTGCTGGACTGGACGTTCAGCCCCTACGTCGCGCTCCACTTCATCACGGAGAACCCTGACTTCCACAAGGTGGATGGGGCCATGTGGTGCGTGGACTACCACGAGACGAACCGGCTGCTGCCCGAGCCGCTCCAGGCGCAGCTTCGCACCGAGGGCGCGGACGTCTTCACCGCCGACATGCTCGCGGAAGGCGCGGGGGACCTGGCCTCCTTCGACCGGCTGGCGCAGCACCCCTTCGTGCTCTTCCTCGAGCCGCCCTCGCTGGATGAGCGCATCGTGAACCAGTTCGCGCTCTTCTCGGTGATGAACGGCCCCCAGCTCCGGCTGGACACGTTCCTGGAGAAGCAGGAGCGCGGCGTGCGCCGGCTCATCATCCCCGCCGCCCTCAAGTGGGAAGTGCGGGACAAGCTGGATCAGATCAACGTCACCGAGCGCGTGCTCATGCCGGGCCTGGATGGGCTGTGCCGCTGGCTGCGGCGCTACTACAGCCCCCGGCCCCGCTAG
- a CDS encoding response regulator, whose product MTSEDTGRPIEILLVEDNPGDVRLTIEALKEGKVRNNLSVARDGVEALAFLRREGPHAKASRPDLILLDLNLPKKDGREVLEEIKKDAVLRRIPVVVLTTSKAEEDILRTYDLHANCYINKPVDLEQFISVVRSIDDFWLSVVRLPSKV is encoded by the coding sequence ATGACGAGCGAAGACACCGGCAGGCCCATCGAGATTCTCCTGGTGGAGGACAACCCCGGAGACGTGCGGCTGACCATCGAGGCCCTCAAGGAGGGCAAGGTGCGCAACAACCTCTCCGTGGCGCGCGATGGGGTGGAGGCGCTCGCGTTCCTGCGGCGCGAGGGGCCTCACGCGAAGGCCTCGCGTCCGGACCTCATCCTCCTGGACCTGAACCTGCCCAAGAAGGACGGGCGCGAGGTGCTGGAGGAAATCAAGAAGGACGCGGTGCTGCGGCGCATCCCCGTGGTGGTGCTCACCACCTCCAAGGCGGAGGAGGACATCCTGCGCACCTACGACTTGCACGCCAACTGCTACATCAACAAGCCGGTGGACCTGGAGCAGTTCATCTCCGTCGTCCGGTCCATCGATGATTTCTGGCTGTCGGTGGTGCGGCTGCCCTCGAAGGTCTGA
- a CDS encoding ATP-binding protein yields the protein MRLLLVEDNAGDARLIQEELKDVEAARFNVLHVERMVQAEKALMEQLADVVLLDLSLPDGHGLGNISRLLQAGPTVPLVVLTGTDDERLAVQAVHQGAQDYLVKGQVTGPLLVRALRYAIERKRVEEGLKREEAQRQTALFREQFLAILGHDLRNPLQAISGNADLLLRYGGLAEPQRKAVNRISISAERMARMINDVLDFTRARLGGGYPVTRARVNLHDVLRQVVEELEVAHAQRNFELSLSGNGWGEWDADSIAQAASNLVGNAVQYSPENTPVSVAVRDEGEGIRVEVHNEGAPIPEERLPYVFDPFVRGTEGASKARTGLGLGLYITHEIVRAHAGTLRVTSTAAEGTRFSMSLPRAAPSA from the coding sequence ATGCGTCTGTTGCTGGTGGAGGACAACGCCGGCGATGCGCGCCTCATTCAGGAAGAGCTCAAGGATGTAGAAGCCGCGCGCTTCAACGTGCTGCACGTGGAACGGATGGTCCAGGCCGAGAAGGCCCTCATGGAGCAGTTGGCGGACGTGGTGCTGCTGGACTTGTCCCTGCCGGACGGGCACGGGCTGGGGAACATCTCGCGCCTGCTCCAGGCGGGGCCCACGGTGCCGCTGGTGGTGCTCACCGGCACGGACGACGAGCGGCTGGCGGTGCAGGCCGTCCACCAGGGCGCCCAGGACTACCTGGTGAAGGGCCAGGTGACGGGGCCGCTCCTGGTGCGCGCGCTGCGCTATGCCATCGAGCGCAAGCGCGTGGAGGAGGGGCTCAAGCGCGAGGAGGCCCAGCGCCAGACGGCGCTCTTCCGCGAGCAGTTCCTGGCCATCCTCGGCCACGACCTGCGCAACCCCCTGCAGGCCATCTCCGGCAACGCGGACCTGCTCCTGCGCTACGGGGGGCTCGCCGAGCCGCAGCGCAAGGCCGTCAACCGCATCTCCATCTCCGCCGAGCGCATGGCGCGGATGATCAACGACGTGCTGGACTTCACCCGGGCGCGGCTGGGCGGGGGCTACCCGGTGACGCGCGCGCGGGTGAATCTGCACGATGTGCTGCGGCAGGTGGTGGAGGAGCTGGAGGTGGCGCACGCGCAGCGGAACTTCGAGCTGAGCCTGTCGGGCAACGGCTGGGGCGAGTGGGACGCGGACAGCATCGCCCAGGCGGCCTCCAACCTGGTGGGCAACGCGGTGCAGTACTCCCCGGAGAACACCCCGGTGTCGGTGGCCGTGCGGGACGAGGGGGAGGGCATCCGGGTGGAGGTCCACAACGAGGGTGCGCCCATCCCGGAGGAGCGGCTGCCGTACGTGTTTGATCCGTTCGTCCGCGGCACCGAAGGGGCGAGCAAGGCGCGCACGGGGCTGGGGCTGGGGCTCTACATCACCCACGAAATCGTCCGGGCCCACGCGGGCACCCTGCGCGTGACGTCCACCGCCGCCGAGGGCACCCGCTTCTCGATGTCCCTGCCCCGGGCGGCCCCGTCCGCCTGA
- a CDS encoding PQQ-dependent sugar dehydrogenase has translation MRTVSFRRGRALLLVASVAACSSDSGPSTILPPKTEVPGEGNPQEDTAISNTLRPELLPFTPDLLQRLTVAPGFQVSVFAQELGDPRMMAVAPDGAVYVTRPKKGDVVRLHDGDGDGRAEAPLTVLSGLENVHGLTLHEGIAYVATPTELYAADVQADGSWGPRRRIASGLPDGGQHANRTMAVGPDGKLYVSVGSSCNACAETNPEHATMLRMNLDGSGREIFAQGLRNTIGFGWQPQTGEFWGFDHGSDHRGDDIPPEELNRLLPGKDYGWPYAYGKRNEDPVIDKPKNMTKQEYAQRSEPSVLEYQAHSAPIGMVFYTGTQFPPEFQGDAFVAMRGSWNRKPATGYKLVRVHFESGQPTGFSDVVSGFLLEGGRAHFARLAGVAQAKDGSVLLGDDTGGVIYRVSYRP, from the coding sequence ATGAGGACTGTCTCTTTCCGCCGTGGGCGTGCGCTGCTGCTGGTGGCCTCCGTGGCCGCCTGCAGCTCGGATTCCGGCCCCAGCACCATCTTGCCGCCGAAGACCGAGGTCCCCGGGGAGGGCAACCCGCAGGAGGACACCGCCATCAGCAACACCCTGCGTCCGGAGCTGCTCCCCTTCACGCCGGACCTGCTCCAGCGGCTGACGGTGGCCCCCGGCTTCCAGGTGTCCGTGTTCGCCCAGGAGCTGGGCGACCCCCGGATGATGGCCGTGGCCCCGGACGGCGCCGTCTATGTCACGCGCCCCAAGAAGGGCGACGTGGTGCGGCTGCACGACGGCGATGGGGACGGGCGCGCCGAGGCGCCGCTCACCGTGCTCTCCGGCCTGGAGAACGTGCACGGCCTCACCCTGCACGAGGGCATCGCCTATGTGGCCACCCCCACCGAGCTGTATGCCGCCGATGTCCAGGCGGATGGCTCCTGGGGGCCCCGCCGGCGGATTGCCAGCGGGCTGCCGGATGGGGGACAGCACGCCAACCGCACGATGGCGGTGGGGCCCGACGGCAAGCTCTACGTCTCGGTCGGCAGCAGCTGCAACGCGTGCGCCGAGACGAACCCCGAGCACGCCACGATGCTGCGGATGAACCTGGATGGCTCGGGCCGGGAAATCTTCGCCCAGGGGCTGCGCAACACCATCGGCTTCGGCTGGCAGCCGCAGACGGGCGAGTTCTGGGGCTTCGACCATGGCAGTGACCACCGGGGCGACGACATTCCCCCCGAGGAGCTCAACCGGCTGCTGCCGGGCAAGGACTACGGCTGGCCCTACGCGTACGGGAAGCGGAACGAGGACCCGGTCATCGACAAGCCCAAGAACATGACCAAGCAGGAGTACGCCCAGCGCTCCGAGCCCTCGGTGCTGGAGTACCAGGCGCACAGCGCCCCCATCGGCATGGTGTTCTACACGGGCACCCAGTTCCCCCCTGAGTTCCAGGGGGATGCCTTCGTCGCCATGCGCGGCTCCTGGAACCGCAAGCCCGCCACGGGCTACAAGCTGGTACGCGTCCACTTCGAGAGCGGGCAGCCCACGGGCTTCAGCGACGTCGTCTCGGGCTTCCTGCTCGAGGGCGGACGCGCCCACTTCGCCCGGTTGGCTGGGGTGGCGCAGGCAAAGGACGGCTCGGTGCTCCTGGGGGATGACACCGGCGGCGTCATCTACCGGGTGTCCTACCGGCCGTAG